Below is a window of Mycolicibacterium rhodesiae NBB3 DNA.
TCTCCCAGCCGGTGACAGCGGTTGCGGCCGCGATCAAGGCCCGGGAGGGTGTGAAATCCCTTGATGTGGACGGTTATACGCCGAGGATGCGCGTCGGCATCCACACCGGCAGGCCGCAGCGGATCGGCTCGGACTGGCTGGGCATCGACGTGAACATCGCGGCGCGGGTGATGGAGCGGGCGACCAGAGGTGAGCTGGTGGTGTCGCAGGCCACGCTGGACGGCATCGCCGACGAGGACTTCGACCTGTTGGGCGTGGACGCCAAACGGCTTCGCAAGCAGGTATTTGCGGCCAGACAGGACGGCGTGCCGACCGACTTCGTGATGTATCGGCTGAAATCTCGCAGACAGTTGACAGGTGGCGATGACGAGGGGGAGTACGCGCCGGAGGAATAGTGGATCCGATGGTGGCTGAGTTTTTCCATCGCCTGCTACGGATCCGCGTCACCGTGGCGTACGCGGTGATCGTGACCGGTGTGGCGACGGAACTGCTCTATCTGGGACCGCGGGTTCAGGACCGAGTCATCCGCCATGCGAGCACGAATTTGCACAACCTCAGTCATGGCCGAGCGGGAACACTATTCGTCAGCGCATTCGTTGTCGACGCCGGTCCGATTTACCTGTGGCTTCCCGGACTCGTCTGTCTGATGGCGCTTGCCGAGGTGCTCTGGGGCAGCAGCCGTCTCGTCATCGCCTTCGCGATCGGGCACGTGGGCGCCACGCTGCTGGTGGCGGTCGGCCTGACCGCCGCGGTGGAACGGGCGTGGCTCCCGGCTTCGGTGACGCGGGCAATCGACGTAGGGATGAGCTACGGCGCCGCTGCGGTGCTGGGCTCGCTCACCGCCGCGATTCCGAGACGTTTTCGGCCCGCATGGCTCGGGTGGTGGCTGGCGGCTGGGATCGCGACGGTCGTTCTCGGTTGCGACTTCACCGATGTCGGGCACGCCGCGGCGCTGGCGCTGGGGATGGGGGTGTCGACACAGTTCGGCGATCCCGCACGGTGGACGCGGTCGGCGTTCGTCCTGCTCGGCGCTGGGGCGGCGTTCGGGTTCCTGCTGCTGGCCGGTACAGGATCGGCGGCGTACGTCGCCGCGGCGAGCGGACTGGCGGGTGCCGCTGGAAGCGAGATGTTGGCCAGCTGGCGGGTCAGACGATCAAAGCGCGATCGGTCCGGACAACAGCTCAGACCCGGTGTCTGCCAGGGCGAGGGAGACTGCGCATCCGCTCGGACCGTGTGAGGGTCGACGAAGTGGAGCTTTACCGCGTCAGGAGGTGTTACAACCAGACGCTGGCTTCGACCGGGTCCTCGGGGGTCAGATCGGCGACGCCGACCGGCGGTGCCCGCCACGAAGCTCGCTGGCGAGCTGCCAGGCATGGCGCACCTGCCGGCGACGCAGGCGGTCCATCACCGGGGCGGCTGTCGCAGACCCGTCGTCCACACTGCTCAGGCCGTTGTGCAAAGCCCGGCAGTTGATGACGACGCCGCCCCCCAGCGTGCGCGCCTCCCACCACCGGTTGTAGGCGTTGCTGTTGCGAAAGCCGATGAGATGGTGGCACCGATACCGAGCACCGACAGCACCGCGGTAGCGCTGTACGCCTGGATCGCGTCGGGGATGGGCACCATGAGCGCGGCGATTGCGAGTATTGCCACCAGGTCGAAACGCAACTGCCACAACACCAGCGCGGCCACCTTGACAGGCCCGGCGCGACCGACGGAGCGGATCATCCGACTGACTCGTTGACGAAGGTGCACTCGTCCTGCAGCGTGTCGACCATGTCGGGGACGCTGACGTTGAGCCGTCGCAGTGCGCGGTAGACCAAGTTCTGGGTGGACCTGCTGCCCAGGCCTTCGGTGAATCCCTCGTCGCGATAAGCAGCCATCTCGTCGTCGAGGGCGCCGAACTTGCTGCAGTCGAATCCCTTTGGGGCTTGCTGGTAGCCGGACAACAAGTCGTTGTAGGCGGAGATGAACTTGCTCATGTCGGCCGTCATCTGCGTGCGGTCGAAGTGGTCGGGCTGCCGCGTCGGCATCGTGACCCACCGACGATCGGTGATCGAGTACTGGCCCACACCGGGCTGCGGTTGGTAGCCCTCGCCGCGCTCAGCGTGAAAGCTCACTTCGACCGGAATCCCGTAGAACCGCACGTGGCCCTCCTGGCGCCGTTCGACGTCGTCGTTGAGCAAGCGCGGGATGGGCGCGAGTTCTTGAGAGGTCATCGAGTCGGAAGTGAAAAAGACGTGGACGCCGAAGTCGGAGGTGTCGTCGTATTCGTAGGAGGCGTTGCTGCCGTAGAGCTCCACGCCCGTCACCGTCAGACCTTTGATGCCGGTGTCGGTGATGATCCTGTCGACGATGCGCAGCGTGGCGTCGTGCAGGTCCGGCTTCATCTGTGCGCCGGTGAAGATGCGGGGGTCGAGTTCGGTGGGGAAGGCTGTGACGCCGTCGACGGCCTCGGCGACGGCTTGCGTCGAGCCGTCGGCGAACGGCGCCTGCAGCGGCCCTGGCGTCGAGCCGCACGCCGTCTGCGAGCCCGCCACGACGAGCGCAAAAAGCAATCTCCTCACCGGCACTCCTCGTCCAGGGCTGCGCCGCAGTTGCACCTCGTGGAATCACTCGCGATGAGGAGTGTCCAGGTCCACACCGCGTGAGGGTATCGCGCGTGGCGGGCCACGCAGTCACATCGCCTATGATCGCCCGGTGGCTGAGCAGCCTGTTGAGCTATCCGAGGAAGCGCTGACCAACGCTGTCAGCGCGGCTCGTCGTGCCTTCGACGCAGCCGGTGACCTCGACGCGCTCGCGCGCGCCAAGACCGAGCAACTGGGCGATCGCTCGCCCATCGCACTGGCCCGCCAGGCGCTCGGGTCGCTGCCCAAGACCGACCGCGCCGATGCGGGCAAGCGGGTCAACGTGGCGCGCACCGAGGCGCAGCAGGCATACGACGAGCGGCTCGCGGCACTGCGGGCCGAGCGGGACGCCGCGGTGCTGATCGCCGAGCGCATCGACGTGACGCTGCCATCGACTCGGCAACCGCTGGGCGCGCGTCATCCGATCACGATCCTGGCCGAGCACGTCGCCGATACCTTCGTGGCTATGGGTTGGGAACTCGCCGAGGGGCCCGAAGTCGAGACCGAGCAGTTCAACTTCGACGCGCTGAACTTCCCGCCCGACCATCCGGCGCGCAGCGAGCAGGACACCTTCTACGTCGCGCCCGAAGGGTCACGGCAGGTGCTGCGCACACACACCTCGCCGGTGCAGATCCGCGCGCTGTTGGAGCGCGAGTTGCCGGTCTACATCATCTCGATCGGACGCACGTTCCGCACCGACGAGCTCGACTCCACGCACACCCCGGTTTTCCATCAGGTGGAGGGGCTGGCCGTGGACAAGGGGCTGACGATGGCCCACCTGCGCGGGACACTGGATGCTTTCGCCCGCTCCGAGTTCGGACCCGAGGGCCGTACGCGGTTCCGTCCGCACTTCTTCCCGTTCACCGAACCGTCGGCCGAGGTCGACATCTGGTTCGCGAACAAGAAGGGCGGCCCGGGCTGGGTGGAATGGGGTGGTTGCGGCATGGTGAATCCGAACGTGTTGCGCGCCTGCGGTATCGACCCAGAGGTCTATTCCGGATTTGCATTCGGCATGGGACTCGAGCGCACCCTTCAGTTCCGCAACGGAATTCCCGACATGCGCGACATGGTCGAGGGTGATGTCCGCTTCTCGTTGCCGTTCGGAGTTGGAGTCTGATGCGCCTGCCCTACAGCTGGCTGCGCGACGTCGTTCAAGCCGGCGCTCCCGGCTGGGATGTGTCCGCCGACGAGCTCGAAGAGACCTTCATCCGGATCGGTCATGAGGTCGAGGAAGTCCTGCCCGTCGGGCCCGTCACCGGACCATTGACCGTCGGCCGCGTCGCCGAGATCGAAGAGCTGACCGAGTTCAAGAAGCCCATCCGCGCTGTCAAGGTCGACGTCGGTGAGACCGAGCTTCGTGACATCGTCTGCGGAGCAACCAACTTCGCCGTCGGCGATCTGGTCGTCGCGGCATTGCCCGGCTCGGTGCTTCCTGGCGACTTCGCCATCGCCACCCGCAAGACATACGGACGCACCAGTGACGGCATGATCTGTTCGACCGCCGAACTCAACCTCGGCACGGACCATTCCGGGATCCTGGTGCTGCCGGCGGGCACCGCAGAACCGGGCACACCCGCCGCCGACGTGCTCGGCCTCGACGACGTCGTATTCAATCTCGCGATCACGCCGGACCGCGGGTACTGCCTTTCGGTGCGGGGGATGGCCCGCGAGATCGCCAATGCGTACGACCTCGCCTACGTCGATCCCGCCGATATCGCGCCACTGCCCGCAGAGGGTGAGGCGCTGCCCGTGACGATCGACGCAGGGACCGGCGTACAGCGCTTCGCTCTGCGTCCGGTCACCGGTATCGATCCAAAAGCGGTGTCGCCGTGGTGGTTGCAGCGCCGTCTACTGCTGTCGGGCATCAGGGCCATCTCACCGGCCGTCGACGTGACCAACTACGTGATGCTCGAGATCGGGCATCCGATGCACGCCCACGACCGCAGCCTGATCACGGGCGGCTTCCGGGTCCGGTTCGCTGACCCGGGGGAGACGGTCGTGACGCTCGATGACATAGAGCGCAGGCTCGACCCCGCCGACGTGCTCATCGTCGACGATGTCGCGACCGCCGCGATCGGCGGTGTGATGGGTGCGGGCACCACCGAGGTTCGTGACAGCACCACCGACGTGCTGCTCGAAGCCGCGGTCTGGGACCCTGCGGCCGTATCGCGCACGCAGCGGCGACTGCACCTCAACAGCGAGGCCGGCCGCCGCTATGAGCGGACCGTCGACCCGGCGATATCCGTGGCCGCATTGGACCGCTGCAGTACGCTGCTGGCTGAGATATCCGGTGGCACAGTCGAACCCACTTTGACCGATTGGCGCGGCGACCCGCCTCGGGGCGATTGGTCGCCTGCACCGGTCAGCATGGCGATCGATCTGCCCGATCGCGTCGCGGGTGTCGAATACGCGCCGGGCACCACGATCAAACGCCTGACACAGATCGGCGCCGACGTCGTCGTGAACGGCGATGAGGTCACCGCGACTCCGCCGAGTTGGCGTCCCGACCTTCGCCAGCCCGCGGACCTCGTCGAAGAGGTGCTGCGGTTGGAGGGTCTCGAGGCGATCCCGTCGGTGCTGCCACTCGCGCCGCCGGGCCGCGGCCTGAGCCCTACGCAGAAGCGGCGTCGAGCGATCGGAAAGTCCCTGGCGCTCAACGGTTACGTGGAGATCCTTCCCACGCCGTTCCTGCCCGCGGGGGTATTCGATCAATGGGGTCTGTCTGCCGACGATCCGCGGCGCTCCACGACGCAGGTGACGAATCCGTTGGAGGCCGACCGGCCGCAGTTGGCGACGACGCTGCTGCCGGGTCTCCTGGAAGCCTTGGTACGCAACGTGTCCCGCGGCGCCGTCGACACCGAATTGTTCGCACTCGCCCAGGTCGTCGAAGCCACCACGGATACCCGCGCCGTGGACCGCATTCCCACAGACCGTCGCCCCACGTCGGACGAGATCGCGGCACTGGATGCGTCGCTGCCGCGTCAGCCGCAGCATGTCGGGGTGGTCATGGCCGGCCTGCGGGAACCGGCGGGTCCGTGGGGACGGGGCAGACCAGTCGATGCCAGCGACGCGTTCGAGGCGGTGCGCGTCGTCGGCCGCGCCGCCGGAGTCGAACTGACGCTGCGGCCCGCTCAGCACCTGCCGTGGCATCCGGGCCGGTGCGCCGAGGTCGCCGTCGGCGACACCGTCGTCGGCCATGCCGGACAACTTCACCCCGCTGTCATCGAACGGTCGGGGCTGCCCGCGGGTACCTGCGCCGTCGAACTGAACCTGGACGCCATCCCGCTGACCGAGTCGCTGCCGGCACCCGCGGTATCGCCGTTCCCAGCGGTGTTCCAGGACATTGCGCTGATCGTCGGCGAGGACGTCGCCGCAGCGGACGTCATCGATGCGGTGCGTGACGGCGCGGGTGACCTACTGGAGGACGTCCGGCTGTTCGATGTGTACACCGGGCCGCAGGTCGGCGAGGGCCGGAAATCCCTTGCGCTGGCGCTTCGATTCCGCGCCGCCGACCGCACCCTCACCGAGGACGAGGCAAGCGCTGCGCGAGACGCGGCGGTGCAAGCCGCGGCAGATCGCGTCGGAGCCGAGCAACGGCGCTGATTTCGGAGTAGGACGGTAGGCATGATCGAAGTGTTAGAAGACATGCCCGAGGGAGTCGCCGGCATTCGGGTGTCCGGCAAGGTGACCGGCGACGAGATCAGTGCGTTCAAGCCCGAGATGCAAAAGCTGCTCGATGCCGACGAAGTCAGGATCGTCGAAGTCATCGCGCCCGATTACGACGGTTTCGGGCACGGAGGGTTGGTCGAAGATCTGAAGCAGGGCTTCGGCGTGCTCATCAAGCATCATTCGGCCTTCAAGCGGGTCGCCGTCGTCGCTGACAAGGAGTGGGTGCGGCACACCGTGCACGCGGTCGGCTGGATGATGCCCTATGAACTCGAGGTGTTCGGCCTCGACGATCTCGAACGGGCCAAACAGTGGGCTGCCGGCTGACTTTTCGTCGCCGGCACCGATAAATAATGAATTTGCATGGCGCTGCATAAACATGCAGAATCCCTGTATGACTTCTGTGGCAGTGGCCGGTGCCAGCGGATATGCAGGTGGAGAGATCCTGCGGCTGCTGCTGGGCCACCCCGCGTATGCCGACGGGCGGTTGACGATCGGTGCGCTCACCGCAGCGGCCAGCGCAGGCAGCACGCTGGGTGAACACCACCCGCACCTGCTGCCGCTGGCCAACCGGACGCTGGACGCCACCGACGCCCAGACGCTGAGCGATCACGACGTGGTGTTCCTCGCGCTTCCGCACGGTCACTCGGCCGCCCTGGCTGACGAGTTGGGTGCCGACACCGTGATCGTCGACTGCGGCGCCGACTTCCGCCTCACCGATGCCGGAGCATGGGAACGGTTCTACGGTTCGTCGCATGCCGGCAGCTGGCCCTACGGGCTGCCCGAGTTGCCGGGTGCCCGTGAGCGCCTTCGCGGCGCCAAGCGCATCGCAGTGCCCGGCTGCTACCCGACCGCGGCACTGCTCGCGTTGTGGCCTGCGATCGCCGAGGAGCTCATCGAGCCCGCCGTCACCGTCGTCGCGGTCAGCGGAACGTCGGGTGCCGGGCGCGCGGCGAAAACCGACCTGCTCGGCTCGGAGGTCATCGGGTCGGCGCGCGCCTACAACGTCGGCGGCAAGCACCGGCACACCCCCGAGATCGCGCAGGGCCTGAAGGCCGTCACCGACCGCGACGTCACCGTGTCGTTCACCCCGGTGCTCATCCCGACGTCGCGTGGCATCCTGGCCACCTGCACCGCCAGGACCACCGCGCCGCTGTCGCAGATCCGCGCAGCGTACGAGAAGGCTTATGACGCAGAACCTTTCATTCATCTGCTGCCGGAGGACCGGCTGCCCACGACCGGCGCGGTGATCGGCAGTAACGCCGCTCAACTCGCGGTCACCGTCGACGAGGACGCTGCGACGTTCATCGGCATCGCCGCCATCGACAACCTCGTCAAGGGAACCGGCGGTGCGGCGGTGCAATCGATGAACCTCGCGCTGGGCTGGCCCGAGACCGAAGGGCTTTCGATTGTGGGGGTGGCGCCGTGACTTCGGAGCCGGAGGCGACCAATTATGAAGTTGCCGACTCCTCAAAATTGATCCGGACTCAGGGTGTCACCGCCCCGGCCGGGTTCCGGGCCACCGGAATCGCTGCGGGCATCAAGGTTTCCGGCGCGCTCGACCTCGCGCTGGTGTTCAACGAGGGCCCCGACCACGCCGCTGCGGCCGTCTTCACCCGCAACAAGGTCAAGGCCGCGCCGGTGCTGTGGTCGCAGCAGGTGCTCACCACCGGTCGACTGCGGGCGGTCGTCCTCAACTCCGGCGGCGCCAACGCCTGCACGGGACCGGGAGGCTTTCAGGACACTCACGCAACCGCGGAGGCCGTCGCCGCCGCACTCTCCGACTGGGGAACCGAGACCGGGGCCATCGAGGTTGCGGTGTGCTCCACGGGTCTCATCGGCGATCGGCTGCCAATGGACAAGGTGCTGGCGGGTATCACCGCGATCGTCCACGAGATGGCCGGGGGGCTGACCGGTGGCGAAGAGGCCGCGCGGGCCATCATGACCACCGACACTGTGCCGAAACAGGTGGCGCTGCACCACAGTGGCAACTGGACGGTGGGCGGTATGGCCAAGGGGGCGGGGATGCTGGCGCCGTCGCTGGCGACCATGCTGTCGGTGATCACCACCGACGCCGCCGCCAGTTCCGAGGCGCTCGATCAGGCGTTGCGCAAGGCGACCGCCCGCACGTTCGACCGGCTCGATGTCGACGGCAGCTGCTCCACCAACGACACCGTGCTGCTGCTCGCCTCCGGGGCCAGCGAGATCACGCCGAGCCAAACCGATCTCGAGGATGCGGTACTGCGGGTCTGCGACGATCTCTGCGCACAGCTGCAGGCCGACGCCGAGGGTGTCACCAAGCGCATCCTCGTCACCGTGACCGGGGCCGAATCGGAGCAGGACGCGCTGACCGCGGCACGTGTGGTCGCCCGCGACAGCCTTGTCAAGACCGCACTGTTCGGGTCGGACCCGAACTGGGGCCGCGTGCTGGCCGCGGTGGGCATGGCGCCGGTGGCGCTGGAACCCGATCGGATCACCGTGTCGTTCAACGGATCCGCGGTGTGCGTGGACGGTGTCGGCGCCCCCGGTGCCCGAGAGGTGGACCTGTCCGGCGAGGTCATCGACGTCACCATCGACCTGGGCGTCGGCGACAGCCAGGCGTCGATCCGCACGACCGACCTTTCACACGCCTACGTTGAAGAGAACTCGGCCTACAGCTCATGACACCCGCGACGCCCGTCAAGGCGCAGGTCCTGGCCGCGGCCCTGCCCTGGCTCAAACAGCTGCACGGCCGCATCGTCGTGGTGAAGTACGGCGGTAACGCGATGACCGACGACACCCTCAAGGCCGCGTTCGCCGCCGACATGGTGTTCCTGCGCAACTGCGGCATCCGGCCCGTCGTCGTCCACGGCGGCGGCCCGCAGATCAGCGCGATGCTCAAAAAGCTTGGTATCGAGGGTGATTTCAAGGGCGGCTTCCGCGTGACCACCCCT
It encodes the following:
- a CDS encoding rhomboid-like protein, with the translated sequence MVAEFFHRLLRIRVTVAYAVIVTGVATELLYLGPRVQDRVIRHASTNLHNLSHGRAGTLFVSAFVVDAGPIYLWLPGLVCLMALAEVLWGSSRLVIAFAIGHVGATLLVAVGLTAAVERAWLPASVTRAIDVGMSYGAAAVLGSLTAAIPRRFRPAWLGWWLAAGIATVVLGCDFTDVGHAAALALGMGVSTQFGDPARWTRSAFVLLGAGAAFGFLLLAGTGSAAYVAAASGLAGAAGSEMLASWRVRRSKRDRSGQQLRPGVCQGEGDCASARTV
- the pheS gene encoding phenylalanine--tRNA ligase subunit alpha produces the protein MAEQPVELSEEALTNAVSAARRAFDAAGDLDALARAKTEQLGDRSPIALARQALGSLPKTDRADAGKRVNVARTEAQQAYDERLAALRAERDAAVLIAERIDVTLPSTRQPLGARHPITILAEHVADTFVAMGWELAEGPEVETEQFNFDALNFPPDHPARSEQDTFYVAPEGSRQVLRTHTSPVQIRALLERELPVYIISIGRTFRTDELDSTHTPVFHQVEGLAVDKGLTMAHLRGTLDAFARSEFGPEGRTRFRPHFFPFTEPSAEVDIWFANKKGGPGWVEWGGCGMVNPNVLRACGIDPEVYSGFAFGMGLERTLQFRNGIPDMRDMVEGDVRFSLPFGVGV
- the argJ gene encoding bifunctional glutamate N-acetyltransferase/amino-acid acetyltransferase ArgJ, with protein sequence MTSEPEATNYEVADSSKLIRTQGVTAPAGFRATGIAAGIKVSGALDLALVFNEGPDHAAAAVFTRNKVKAAPVLWSQQVLTTGRLRAVVLNSGGANACTGPGGFQDTHATAEAVAAALSDWGTETGAIEVAVCSTGLIGDRLPMDKVLAGITAIVHEMAGGLTGGEEAARAIMTTDTVPKQVALHHSGNWTVGGMAKGAGMLAPSLATMLSVITTDAAASSEALDQALRKATARTFDRLDVDGSCSTNDTVLLLASGASEITPSQTDLEDAVLRVCDDLCAQLQADAEGVTKRILVTVTGAESEQDALTAARVVARDSLVKTALFGSDPNWGRVLAAVGMAPVALEPDRITVSFNGSAVCVDGVGAPGAREVDLSGEVIDVTIDLGVGDSQASIRTTDLSHAYVEENSAYSS
- a CDS encoding bestrophin family protein encodes the protein MGFRNSNAYNRWWEARTLGGGVVINCRALHNGLSSVDDGSATAAPVMDRLRRRQVRHAWQLASELRGGHRRSASPI
- the pheT gene encoding phenylalanine--tRNA ligase subunit beta: MRLPYSWLRDVVQAGAPGWDVSADELEETFIRIGHEVEEVLPVGPVTGPLTVGRVAEIEELTEFKKPIRAVKVDVGETELRDIVCGATNFAVGDLVVAALPGSVLPGDFAIATRKTYGRTSDGMICSTAELNLGTDHSGILVLPAGTAEPGTPAADVLGLDDVVFNLAITPDRGYCLSVRGMAREIANAYDLAYVDPADIAPLPAEGEALPVTIDAGTGVQRFALRPVTGIDPKAVSPWWLQRRLLLSGIRAISPAVDVTNYVMLEIGHPMHAHDRSLITGGFRVRFADPGETVVTLDDIERRLDPADVLIVDDVATAAIGGVMGAGTTEVRDSTTDVLLEAAVWDPAAVSRTQRRLHLNSEAGRRYERTVDPAISVAALDRCSTLLAEISGGTVEPTLTDWRGDPPRGDWSPAPVSMAIDLPDRVAGVEYAPGTTIKRLTQIGADVVVNGDEVTATPPSWRPDLRQPADLVEEVLRLEGLEAIPSVLPLAPPGRGLSPTQKRRRAIGKSLALNGYVEILPTPFLPAGVFDQWGLSADDPRRSTTQVTNPLEADRPQLATTLLPGLLEALVRNVSRGAVDTELFALAQVVEATTDTRAVDRIPTDRRPTSDEIAALDASLPRQPQHVGVVMAGLREPAGPWGRGRPVDASDAFEAVRVVGRAAGVELTLRPAQHLPWHPGRCAEVAVGDTVVGHAGQLHPAVIERSGLPAGTCAVELNLDAIPLTESLPAPAVSPFPAVFQDIALIVGEDVAAADVIDAVRDGAGDLLEDVRLFDVYTGPQVGEGRKSLALALRFRAADRTLTEDEASAARDAAVQAAADRVGAEQRR
- a CDS encoding STAS/SEC14 domain-containing protein, whose protein sequence is MIEVLEDMPEGVAGIRVSGKVTGDEISAFKPEMQKLLDADEVRIVEVIAPDYDGFGHGGLVEDLKQGFGVLIKHHSAFKRVAVVADKEWVRHTVHAVGWMMPYELEVFGLDDLERAKQWAAG
- the argC gene encoding N-acetyl-gamma-glutamyl-phosphate reductase, which translates into the protein MQNPCMTSVAVAGASGYAGGEILRLLLGHPAYADGRLTIGALTAAASAGSTLGEHHPHLLPLANRTLDATDAQTLSDHDVVFLALPHGHSAALADELGADTVIVDCGADFRLTDAGAWERFYGSSHAGSWPYGLPELPGARERLRGAKRIAVPGCYPTAALLALWPAIAEELIEPAVTVVAVSGTSGAGRAAKTDLLGSEVIGSARAYNVGGKHRHTPEIAQGLKAVTDRDVTVSFTPVLIPTSRGILATCTARTTAPLSQIRAAYEKAYDAEPFIHLLPEDRLPTTGAVIGSNAAQLAVTVDEDAATFIGIAAIDNLVKGTGGAAVQSMNLALGWPETEGLSIVGVAP